Genomic segment of Fusobacterium perfoetens:
TTCGTTTTTTTAAACAGATTGCAAATTAAAGTGTAGTCTGTTTTTTTTATACAAAAAAATAATTACATAAATATTTATATACTAGGAGGATTTTATGAAAAAAGGAATTAAATTATTAATAGCAGGAATGTTAATACTAACAATAGGGGGGTGTAAATCAGAAAATAGTTTAGAGCAAAAATTAGATACTAATAAAATATATAAAATTGGAACTACTGCTGAATATCCACCTTTTGAAACTTTAGAAAATGGAAAAATTGTAGGATATGATGTCGATGTTATTGATGAAATAGCTAAAAAAATAGGGATAAAATATGAATGTAAGGATATGAATTTTGATGGACTTATATCAGCTTTACAATCTCAAAAAATAGATGGTGGACTAAGTTGTCTTTCATTAAGATTTTAATTAAATAAAAATGTGACTGCTATATTTTTATTATAGCAGTCATACAAATAATTTTTTATATCTTATACATAATCAAAATCATCTTGAGCTTCTAACCAAGATTTAGATCCAAAATGTAAAACAAATAATAACACAGTAGATACTAAATATCCTAATACAAATTGAGAATGTGGATAGAATCCTAAAGATGCACTATGGACAAATCCAAATAAAGATAACACAGCAGCTACAAACATTGTAATTGCAGCTTTATCAAGTTTTCTTTCAATGATAAATGCTGTCATAGCTCCTGCTAGAATTCCTACAATTATAGCTCCAGCTTTAACTTCTGGAATACCTCTCCACATAACTCCTGCATTTATTATCATCTCAGTTACTTCTGGACTATATCCATTTACACCAGATGCTGTAACTTCAGTCCAAATATTAGCAAGTCCAACAGAACCTGTAACTTGAGTAAATAAGAAATCAGCCACTGGCGGAATCATAGAAACTGTTATTGCTGCAAAATATTTTCCTTCACAAACTCTGAATGCTTGAGCAACCATAATAACAGCACACCATAAATAAGTAATACCGCAGATTGCTGGTGGAACTAATTCACTTAAGAAAGTAAATAATCCAAATATTCCAGCTCCCCCTAAAATTAAACCAGAAATTATTGAATATCCAATACCAGCATCTGCTTTTTTAAGACCAGCATGACCTAACCAAACTGTATTTGGAACAACTCCACCAAAAAGGGCAGAAATCATTGTACAAATACCATCAGCAAATTGTGCTTCTCTAACGCTGTAATTATCGCCCGCAGCATTAGCAGCTTCAACGTTGTCCATAGTTTCAACAAAGTTATAAATCTCAATAGGAATTATAATTGTTAAATAAGGAGCAACAATAGAGAATCCATTTACTAAATTTTGGAAAGTACTTACAGGATTAGGGAAATAAAATCCAATTCCTGTAAAATCAATGCTTGTTCTTCCTAAACAAAAAGCATAAATTATACCACCAACAACAGCTACTACTAAAGGTGGAAGTTTTTTAGGGAATAGATATCCTCCAAAAAGTCCAACCATAGCAACTATAAATATAGGGAATCCAACAACAGGATCACTAAAGATATCAAATAGACCTTGAG
This window contains:
- a CDS encoding transporter substrate-binding domain-containing protein — its product is MKKGIKLLIAGMLILTIGGCKSENSLEQKLDTNKIYKIGTTAEYPPFETLENGKIVGYDVDVIDEIAKKIGIKYECKDMNFDGLISALQSQKIDGGLSCLSLRF